GAAGAAGCAGATGTCATTAACTGCAGGCAACAATACTGATCTGCCCCACTCCAATCATAGCAGGTAACCAGTGGCTGAAACAAATGGAAAAGCACTGGAGCCAGTAAATAGCCAGGGTCGAgattggaaaccactggtttagCCCTGTGCCAGCAGAGCCAAATGGAAAAATAGCTTAGGCCTCTTATTAATGTCACAGTGGCTAGGCGGTAATTCCCTCAGGCTCTGTGTACCTCGGCTTGTTAATGAGTCACTGCTTATCAGTCAGCCTTGTTAACAGGCAGAGGCCTCCCATCCAAGCCGCCTACTGCTATTGTGTGCTAGCCGTACTGTGTATTAGCCAAATGTTCCCCCATCTTGGCACACAGGAAGTCAACagtaaacaacagcagcacacacaggaAGTGGGCATCGAGCCAGTGAGAAAGAGCTGGTCCAGGGGGGAAGAAACCCATTTTGTGGCAGGATAAAGTGAACCGCTGgcagacgcacacacatgcGGAGCTCTCCCGCTTGTAAATCTTACCGCACAAACGATTGGTCCACACTGCTCCCGTCCTTTAATCCTTATTCATTATTGGCCTCAGCTGGAAGCATCGGGCTTCATTCAGTTGTTCCAACCAGCAGAACTCAATGAGGTAAATAAACTATTAGACATGTTTCCTGTCGCAAACGCAAACATTCTCCTGGGGTTTGAGATCAGGCTGACATGGAGCTGAGGGCCAGGTGGCTTATGGGAGGCCGCAGCATGCAACTCTGCACGCTGTCTGCTGGGTGCTCCAGAGGACAGACCCTTCACACTCCACAGCAGCCCCGAGGTAACTGGGTCAGCAGTACAGAACCAGGGCACAGCCGGCCAACTGCATGCCTAATCTGTGCCCTTCTGAGAGGCACTTTCCATCCGCAGCGCATGGCTGCACATCCAGCTGTGGAAATGGATATGTCAAATGGCGAGCAATTAGTGTCTCCCTGATTCGTTCATTTGCTCTAAGGAATCCTGGTCAcagatgaataaagaaaaaacacagacttcATGCCGTCCTTTCCCTGACTTTGACATATATCAAATGGAGATGAAGCAGCGGAAGCGGGAGAGTTGGGAGTCCAAGGTTGGTCAGGAATTTAAACAGTCATGACATGCAGCCTGTTGGTTGCTGTGTGATTATCAACCTCCTCATTCATCGgggaagcttttttttctttctcttttcgacttacagtgatgttaaaagacagataatctgcatgtttttaattCACGGTGGACTAAAGCAGTGATGGGCAGCCCTGCTCTCTGATGGCTCATCTGTTCCTCCATTGATTTGCTGAGCTAATCGTTCTTCCTCTCTGATACATAACATTGAATTATTTATGCTAAGTAGACCCTTCTGTTCCAGGGCCTCTTAGCATGGAGATCTCCATTATGAAGGCATTATCTGTCTGCCCACCCCACCCTACTCCATCTTGTACTTAACagctctgctgctgtgtcaCAACACCAACCAGACAGATCGGAACAGATGTGAGAGATGGACCAGTGCTCTACAGCTCACACgcaatattttcctctgaagCTGCAGCACCACAGTTTACCACATTGCTGAAATATCTGGAAATTATAGAACAGCGAGCAGGATTCATATATATAGTTTCCTGTCGGTTGTTAACTTTTGGCATTAGTTCTCTGTGCTAAATGAGAGGTCCCATAAGAGCTGTGAGCCTTCTTTATCATAGAGAAAGACTATAAATTGTCCACATTTATTGTGCCAATGCCATCAAGATGAAAACACTTAAGACTAATGTCTTCCTGTGTAGCACAAATAAGCCAAGAATTCCATTTCCaaacatttttgacaaaagAGATGCTGATTGATTTAACTGCTTATTTCAGAGCAGTTTTCATTAGCATTTCATTATGCTTTGATTGCAAAACCTAATGACAAAAAGACCTTGAGTACAGCCTAATGGTTTACAACATGTGAACTGAAACTCTGTTAAGTCAGCACTCCAACTCTGCATCCCATCTCTCGATTCCACTCTTTGACGTGTTTTCTCATCTCCTAAACACTGTCAGACGTCCCCGGCTTAATTACTCTCCTTGACTGACATGATAATGTAAAACAGTGCTTAGGTGAAACCAAAGCAAGAATTGGTCATGCATGGTCAGGCTTCCCACCAGGCATACCTTGATCAAATGTGACGTGCGTCTGAATGCGAGCCAAAATCATTTTCGGACCCAAATAATAAGCCGCTGCCTGGGTTTCAATGATGAGCTACACAGTCAGGGTCAGCACTCTGATGAGTGATTGATATTTCATCATCAGCACCTCAATATGGAAATTGTTTGTGCATTTCTCATCTTCAACAGCTTTCTATGCTGATAAGCCtccatttgcatttgttttgcagTGACCTCATCCCGCCTTCTTGGCACAACTGGGTTGCTTCTCACTTTTTACTGCACTGACCACTGTGAGCTCACACTTCCCCACattacatacacaaacacacagaaacacaaatatgcaTTATTCAACAGAAAGTATAAACTGCTGATGTGGATAAACAAAGTAGaagtacagtaaatgtgttGCGTGTGCTTGTATATCTGTGTGCATACTagtgtatactgtacatgcatgcGCACGCACCATGCACTTACGAATGTATTCAGATTCGAGAAATTGTGTGGGTGCGCACAAGTTAACACAAGGAGCCTCTGTATATTGCAAATGCAAATCAGGAAACATCTATTAGAATCCTTCTTGCCTGCTATACCAACTTACAGTTCTTTGCCAAACACAATGCAATTAAAGCCCAACTGTAATGTGAAAATGCAGGATTCTACCTGTGTCAATCAATTTTGTATGGATTGGGGGCCAATCATGATGCACCATTTTGCCACTGGCAAGATTTGCCCTCTAAAGGTTGTATTACCGACAGCCAGTCACTTGAGCGTTATGTAATTGGAAAAGTACATTGGACAGTGTATTCCTCTTCACTTGGTGCTCACAGCAGGGATGATATCATTAAAAAGTGCTTCTCTCATCAAATCCTCTCTTACCATCCGCTTTCAGCCGCGCCCAGCTCATCACAGGTTGAGCTTTAGCAATGACGAGTGTCATGTGactgtactgtatctgtgtgttaaGTGGTCACACCCCTGTGTCGCTATTTGAGAAAGTACAATGATGATTACTCCTTATCTCCAGGTTACATGAACCTCTAACACAGATATAGTCTATGCACAtgtgaggaagagaaagagcagcagagcatgtggacatgaaagaaagaaagccagtgtttgagtgtgtgctTTCTTTTACACATCTTAAGCTTGTGTAGGCCAGTCACTGGAGATGtcatggagagagaaaaggataAAGAAGAGAAAGCCATGGGGCAAGAGAGCAACAACAgcaagggccggtagtgtatgTACGTATGGAGCCCTGCGCCCACGTGCATGTCACCCACATTCctcaaaaacaacagcacaaaTTCCTCTGGGGTCCGGGGAGGTGGGAGTGTCCCATGTGCTTATTAACGGCTCTCTGATTCCCTTGTCATAATAcaggaaacaacaaaaaagcctCAAGTCAACAGATAAGGGGCAccaaaagagacagaaagagagggtcGGGAAGGTCAGGGGCccagggagagacagaaagatagagagaataGGAGGCGAATAgatgaagagggagagaggtgcTTACCATTGAAAATGTTGCTGTGAACCGCAGCTGCGAATAGTATTGTCAATAAGCTGACACTCCATAATGTGGAGGGGGCTGATGGGAAGGCCATGGTCGGGCGCACAGATCCGCCTGTCTCACTGAATCCTCAGGAGGGCAGAGGAGCTCTGGTGTGTCACCTGCAGGGAGAGCAGTggagagataaagaaaacaaGCAGGGCAGACCAACTGGCCACTAATTGCGTCCCCTGTCATTGGCTAGCTGCTGCTGAATAAACGCCTGGCCTACCCGTTACTCACGCGTTGCTCCATGGGTATTCATCGATCTGCTTGTGTCACAGCCTACTGAGAGGCGATTGAGGGAGTTGGGGGAAGGGGAAGGGGTTGGTGTTAGAGCCAAACTGCAGAGAAGATGGTGATGGTACTGATGTATAGGTGGTaatgagggaaggagaggagaggaggaggaggaggaggggggagttGAGATTACTGtgaatttattcattcactttaaCAAGCTGTGCGCATGTGGAGTGAAGGAAAACGGGTGTTTTGGACAGTCCATAACCGAGCTCCAAGTGACTCACGCTAATTAGAAATAACGCAGAGGAATATTCCCCCAGTTGGttgtgaaaaaaacagagaaggagaaaaaaggggaaaaggaaaaaacacatcagcagcGGAGAGATGCGTCTGTCGCCCGCTGAGAATACACGGTGCGCTTTGCACAAGAATGGAGACGGACAGGCGTGCATAATAGCCGCTCAGGCACTcgttctctctcttcctctctcacacactgccgcccccccccccccccccccccctctctctctctctttttatttcttttcctctttatcTCACGCACACTCCTTAAAATAGCAGTGGCCTGCGCAGAGGTGAGCCCTCGGTCCATCTGCCAAGCGCTGCCTTATTGTCCCCACTGAGAGAGGACCGTGGCAGGAGTGTTGCCTGCGGGACGGGCGGGTGGTTAGGGCGGGGATTGGGGGGTGGGATGGAGAAGTCGGGTGGGGacatgggataggatgggatgggggCATCGAGAGGGGTGTGGGGACTGTGTTTATTGTTGCTCCAGCCCTTCCTGTTGAGTGATGGcgagaaatgaaaacaaaactagaACAAGTGCATCCATGGGAAATAACCCAGACACTCAGGGCGTGATTTAACATAAGTTCCTGTGGTCTGCTCTTAAGTGGggagtaataatagtaatgatgataataataacaataataacagctCGTGGTGACTGCCTGCATCGCTGCGACGGACCGCGGGAGCACCAGAGCAATGTTTCTCAGGTCGGAGCCTGGTTTCTAACACCTTCTCCCGCACTTGCTGAAATATGTGGTGCTGATGGGGTGAGATTTAGAGACTCTTGTAACGACTGGGGAGCGTTGGCTGTTGCACACAGCGCGCTAGTTGGGTTGCTTTTTTAGCAGCACGATAGAGCCAATTGGGAACTGGGAAGCGCAGGCAGCCCGGCAACAAAACGCATATTCAGAGTAAATTATAAAACACGCAGGGATTATACAGCTCTATCCCTGGGCAGGCATAACGgattacacatacacacacactcacacacgcacaaacacacagacccCTGCCCAGAGTGCGCACATAGACACATTCCTGGAGACGGAAAAGCCTCAGCACTGACAGGTGTCTCCTGTCCGCCCTACAGGCTACAGCCTAACCCTGGTCAATAGTACAAACTACGAAGCAATACACGgtaataaccacacacacacaccgttaTATTCCGCCTCCGGAGTCTGCTTTGTTGGCGCTGGTCTCCAATAAGGTCCCCAGTAAGGTCCCTCCTTTGATGCGCAGCAGTCGCTTGTCCGGAGCCTCCTCTCAATCTGCTTTGATCGACTTTTTTTATCTCCTTGTTCCTTCTCCTGActccttgtttttcttgctttttttcccctccgcgctctctctctctctctctctctcttactcactctctgtgtgtctctatctctctctcgctctctctccacGGCTGCCGTTCACTGCAGCAAAAACAGTCTGTctgaaagagaagagggaggggaggggacaacggagggagggagggaagaagagagggaggggattTTAATACGATTTGGCCCGTACCACCGGGATAACAGGGCCAGAGCAGGGGCCTACTGGCTGAAAGCAACATGAAGGAGATGGAGCAGATTAGGAAAAAAAGTATGATCTCTCCACACCGAAATATCACCATAATGTTCATGTATACTCCACAGTGAGTCTACACTGATCTTATCTGGCTTTTTGGTATTTTATCATCTAGCTGTAGGATTCCCCGCCTTATCTTTAAAGGATTGATACTGAGTAAAGGTCtagtgtcatttttaatttttttttttatcacagtaGTAGGCCTACATATCATCTGAGAAGAAGCAGCAGAGGTCATCTGAAGTTGATTGTCACGGTTCTCAATGGACTATAACGTGTCTTATCATTGATATTATGGAGCTATTACCTCTATCTTGTAGATAGGCCCCACTGCTATTTCCCGTAGGCCTGATAATTTGCAGTATGGTAATGATATTACTGAATCCTTGGCCTTGTGGAGTTGTGGGACACGTTCAGACAGTGCGTCTCCCCATACCCCCAACATAGTGTTATAGTTCGCCTTGTGCCTTTAACGGGGATTTTTTATGTCATGACTTCATCCCGTAATATCcatatattataacttttacAGCAATGGCCATTTGGCATATGCATATAAACTTTATCATATAGAGTTAGTAGTCTAGTTCTGACGTTTCATGCATCAGGCCCGTTTGGGAATCGGGATccaagggagggagggaagagggagggggggttgttCAACTTGCCAGAGAGGATTAAGGATTAGTTTTACTGGCGGATTAGGTCTGTGTGTGGGGAGGCATGATGGGGTTAAACATGGATGTCGGCAGCCGCACGACAGCCCAATCAGTGATGGCGACAAACTAAAACCGGGGAGGTGGGtttgaagaaaatacaaaataataagagCCGGGGACGGGAGGGGTTAGGGGAGTCGGGGCGTCTGAGAGATCTTCAAGCGAGCAGCTGCTTTCcacacagaatttaaaaaaggggggaaaacagTGTTTGCTCTGGGCTTCCTTGATTGGGGTAATGTAGATTTTTGTAAGGCAGAAACTAAAGTCCACCTTCAGGGGTCCTTGAAAGGATTTTACTAAATTGAAAATGCACAATGACTAAGGCAATTCTTATTTCccccaccagcaccaccacaTTGGAGTTATAGACAATAATTCAACACAAAATCTGCATACAAAAAATCCTGAGACGAGACCATTTTCTGACACCATGAGTCATTTATGTTCAAAGTAAACCGGAGTCTtatctccctctgtctccaAACCAAATGGGAGGATAGAAGCACAGCATCTGGCATCATTAAACACTTGTTATGAGGACGGAAAaggctttaaatgttttattgttggtGCTGCATTAGAAAAGCTTTTGCTCTGATTTAAATGAGTGGACAGCTCCAGGTGCTGAAACCGTGCGCGAGCGTGTGCGCGTGCCCACTGACTTTCACACGACGGGGCTGGACGGTGCTGTGTTGTCCTGCGGTGCCTACGTGATGACTGTTAGACCAGAGCCTGTGTGTTCAGTCTGGACAGTAATAGGCTGGTAGCAAAGCTTGTGCTGCTGCACCGGAGCTGTGGTTTCAGGCTTTTTGCCCGTTTGAAATCTGCATATTAAAGCGTTGACCTTTGCGCGCTGAAAAGGCTCGTCAATGAGAGATTTCTATAGCCTAACAATTCAGTCCAAATGTGATTGGGCCTctgcaaaataaacacatcaatgGAAGACTATTTATCCACCTTCTATTCATCCGTAGTATCTGCAGGCAGCAGCCTTTTTAAAGGTGCATCCTAATTGCAAAAAGCTCTAAAACACTGCCCGTGTTATTTCCatcattttatttcctctcatCCAAAAAGCCACAACCCTTTCATCCACATCTCTGCCGGGACTCGAACCCGGAGCCTCTGGATTAGAAGTCCAGCGCGCTATtccattgcgccacagagactgagGCACATTTATTTCGATCAAAAGCGGGTTTATACTCCCCCTCCCAGCCCTGCGCAGCATCCTCATCATCCCTCAGCATCAGGACCGCAGCCCTGCGGATAATAATTTGCCGCCCGGTAGGGGGTGCTGCCGCCGCGTAATCATTACTCCCCATATTCCTGATAGGGATGACGAGAGCCCCTGCTCTCCATCCCCCATTGCTTTCACACTGGTTATCTCATCAAAATATCATAATGTTGATATTAtcataacaaaaataacacactgaaaacactACTGTAAATGCATCAGAAACTATGGGGTAAAAAGCTGGTTCCTTGCAGCGAACAGCTCCAGTAAACAGcttagggttttttttgtcacattagTTTATGCTTTGCTCTGGAAGACAGGAAATGTTTCTACACGATTTTGTGTGAACAAGCTATAAGCAAATCCACTCTTAAATCCTGCAGAGTTTGAGCAATTTTCCTGTCAGTCACAAAAGAACACTGCAGTACATTGGATCTCTTAGCTCAATGTGCCTTCAGCACGGATTAGATTTAATGTAGGGAATCATCATCATGCCAAATTCACAGCAATCAGCCTAAaagtcacacacagagagcaattTACTGAGTTCTGATTTTACAGTGACAATTATTTTTAGTCGGCAATTGTTTAATATAGGCGTGATTGTCCAGAAACAGGGTGATATACCTCTGAAGGGAATATAACCCAATCCAAAGCATGAAATTAACCCTCATGTTGAGTTAAATACACACTTGACAGTTATTGTTAAGAGATTCCTTTATGAAAAGTATGGTTTTGAGCATATGTGTGGCtcacaaatacatttactcaacagCAAGCTGGAAACAAATTCAAGCCGACAACAATTTTCCCTTCAAGCCACTGGTAACAAATTGATAAACCAATTTTGTTGAAGCTAACTAGCTTGTGCATCAAGTTCAGTTGATCTAAGCAGACATGTCTTTAAATCAGCCAGGACAAAACAGTATGGGTGCAGCTTCCTCCTCATAATGTTTActattgttttttcccccctgtgtgCACTTGTTAATGTACCCTACATAAATGGAGTTGGATTTGACATTATATCAGGGCTTGCTTTTATTCGAATTGCAGGACAAAGGCTGTTCAGGTGCAGTGTGTAGCTCCTGTGTGGCTCAGTGGGAGGTAAGGCCTGAGGCAGGTTGCCAGTGAGGAGCCTGTTAACATACACAGCTTCCACCACCGGGCTGCCTCTCCACATTTCAGCCGATCTCTTTTACGACGTTAAAAATGCATCTTAGCAGCTGCGGCCTGGAGATGGTAAAATATGAATGACGGCCTACAGTAAACAGCCGCTctacaaacataaatacacactgctGTGCACAGAAGACAACAGGCAGGCAATGGTTGGGCCGGCAGTGGCTGAGCCCTTAGGGCAAAGTAAAGTGATTAATGAATTTAACGTCACTGGATGATTATACAAATTACATAAGGATATAACATGTAGGACACGTCTAATTTTGGCCGCTGGTTGTTGTTCACAACAAGAACAAGTGTGAAAGAAACTGGGTCACATTTGCATGCACTTTGCACTCTACTGCATTTGATGACCCCCAAAGCTTTGCAGAGTATAATTAATTCCAAGGGACAAAACATCACAACACCTTTTCTGTGTACAGCATAATATAATCCTTTATTTAATACTTTGATGAAATGGGGCCTGCAGTAGGCCAGAACAGAACATTTACACAAAACTCCCACAGTGCATCAAGTCCTTTTCAACTCCTTCTGTTCATTTCTTCTTGCTTTATTCTCAAAGCATAGCCACAGCTATGGAGGTGATGATGGACAGGGAAATAACTGTGTAGCCGGTGCGGTAGACTTCTGGGATTTTGAAGCCCTTCCCCATGTCCCACAactgatttaaataataataaacaaaacaaaaaaaaagagacaagagaaaAGACAACAGAGCATTAGAAACAACATCAGCTTATGATTGCAAAGTGATCCGTCTCTTGTAAAAAGCTCAAACGGAGGTATCTAGATGCTGTATCAAATATATAAACGGCAAACTACCAAAGAATATCAAATACActacaatacaaaaaaagaaaaacatttggtgTGTCTGTAAAAGAGCAGCACGTAGGAAGTCTTACCAAGTGGCGGATGCCGTTATAGGTGTGGAAAGATACAGGGAAGGTGATGCCGAACTTGGCCAACCCAATGAGATAGGGGCCGATGTACAGCGAATTGATCAAGTCCAGGTAGTAGGGGTAACTTCCCGGTAATACCAATGCCGCCAGAGCAAAAGCCGAGATAGCTGGAACACAAACAGAAGCAATGAGAGCAGAGACTGGACaagatttgtgtgtgtaagtgtgttggAATGAATGTTAAAGACCATTGACATGCTGTCCTTTTAATCAGAACTGAACTTGTCATGCAAGTACAACATGTTCGTACAATAGATCAGAAAGCCTGAGTTATATAAAGTCTTATCTGTTGTCCTATTTTTTCCCTGCTGACCATCGCTCTTGTTTATGGGGAGCCAATTAAATCCAAACCAAAGATTGACTCTGTATCTAATAGGCTCCTTATTGGTTGCTTGTTACTGCACTTAACTGTTGTGTTGTGAGCTTCACTTTCTAAGCTTCCTGGATGACTAAAAAAGCCTAATGGCAGTagaaacaaatatatgtatataaaaatattatttctgCATCCATTGCATAATGGACTTAAAATCCAACGTTAAATAAACCGACTGTTTTTGAATCTATATGCAAAATAGGATCGAAAGACGGCAGAAGAATACATAAATAAGACaatgaaaaatatacataaaatcgATATGGATGGAAAACATTATTCTTTTAGTTTACCAGCCTTTCACAAGAGGGCGAGAACGGAAAGAAGAcaatgtgattaatcacatgtgATGTTTTGAGAGATGACACATTGAGAGAGTTACTGTTTATTTCTCAGCCTGGAAGTTAGATTTGGCAGTCGAGGGTGCTGACCTTTATCGAATCCATTAACATGTAAACAAAACCGAACACACCATTTGCAACATGATCAATCAAGGTCAGTAGTGCTGATGTACCATGTCACACTAACATAGACAGACTTACAGCAAGCAAATGACTAAAAAGCTGTTAGCACTTCAGTGTTAGACTTGATTTTCACATACAAAGGATTGAATTGTATTGAGCAACTTCTGTTTTGTAATTCCAGTAAATGCTCTCAGCAGGAATCAATAATCATGGACTGAAATGCCCTGAAGAGATTTTCAGGGTCAGTCAAAAGCTGACAGCCGCAGCTGTAGAATTTATTCATCAGCCTCAAttgaatgttagaataataagaGAAAAGTAGAACCAGACGGACACTTGATTTTTGGGGTCAATGCCAACACTGATATTAGGAAGtacaaaaaattcaaatattagTACATTGGCCGaaaatcttatatatacaggaAATACATAGTCACATTTTTGTGCAATGATCCATTAAATGTGACTATCAAACACTTGACAAAGATATGCACTGAAGGAATGATATTTAACAGCTTAACATTAAACTTCAccgggaatttaataattattaataacaacaaatacaaaagaaacaaaacaaaagaaacatgtaCATATCAAacttgaatgaagaaaaaagaatcaaatGTACATTAAATACTGTCTATATAActtgaaaaaataagaaaaatattggTGCATAATGGAAAACATACACGCTAATACTGATATAtttgtgataggccaatatcagccgataatatcagctgactgatatatcagtcaggctctaaaGAAAAAGGCtcacaaaataacttttttcttGTGAAGTCATTTGGGTATTTTAAGAGAGAAACTAAGTGAAAGAGGAAATTTAgacatgtatgacaaagaaagaacagatgTGTTACCTCCACTGAGCCCCACTCcagttcctctgtgtgtgatgGACATCAGCATGGGGACGGACCATCTGAAACATAGAGACGATGTTTACTATAATGGAAGATTTATGTGGTTCCAAATCACATAAGTCAAAGCATTCAACAATGATTAATCTTTActtgaattttaaaaacagttttgtgcCACGTTACAATGTGAAAGGCAAGTGCCATCAGTGCAATGTAGAagagtaatttaaaaaaggaagtttaatttatcatatttatcatCTAAAGTGGCTGAGACTAAAAGGCAAACCAGCAAGCCATGTTACATAAAAGCCAATAAGTTGATGCTTTCACTAACAATTTCCAATGTATCCATATATGGTAAATATGCAGTGAATGCTCTCATACAGGTGCAAGAGCAGAGTCTGATTTGATCTGTAGATCTCAAATGTTAGAGTAgtatacaatacaaaaacaatccCAGATGACAAGAGAAATGCTGGGTGAAAAGAATTCAGCCAAGAAGGAAACAAAGTGAATAAAAAGGCTTTCTTCACTTCAGGTTTCAGGATTTTGCTAATTGCCTGACAGAACATCAGGGGTTATTACTGCACTAAAATCAAACCAAAGGCATGACAATCTTTGGTAATGACTGCTTGTCCTGCTGTTttataatcattaaaaatatgaaaagactGCATGAAATTGACTTTAATGGTGTTATTACTTTCAACATAATTTGCTGCAATAGATTTTTCCTGTCATTGAAAATATGATTGTTTCATCTTACTTAAACCACTCAAGTCACCTCC
This genomic interval from Scomber scombrus chromosome 11, fScoSco1.1, whole genome shotgun sequence contains the following:
- the sdhc gene encoding succinate dehydrogenase cytochrome b560 subunit, mitochondrial, producing MSNMALLLRTFARQGVCLARPQFSVLYRHAAPMGTTAKDEMNKFWAKNARLNRPMSPHLTIYQWSVPMLMSITHRGTGVGLSGAISAFALAALVLPGSYPYYLDLINSLYIGPYLIGLAKFGITFPVSFHTYNGIRHLLWDMGKGFKIPEVYRTGYTVISLSIITSIAVAML